In one window of Oryzias melastigma strain HK-1 linkage group LG5, ASM292280v2, whole genome shotgun sequence DNA:
- the LOC112140006 gene encoding myc-associated zinc finger protein — translation MDTSWSNFLFQTAPTQNQPETPLQAELLPELTGPAQSPPEEHIVAPPSTVDTAALSEEPLQVKPLAKPIRPAHICATCNKEFKNSYNLRRHQSVHTGIKMKDRAAREKEDVAKAARLEKPTIPLSLLQLTLPPQPAAEGLPQPSQLATQDGQHIAVSIAPATVAMAAPQPIQAVVVVGSMEQNPNPLPLPNTNQVRKNHACEACGKAFRDVYHLNRHRLSHSDEKPYSCPICQQRFKRKDRMSYHVRSHQGGVEKPYICPHCAKAFSRPDHLNSHVRQVHSTERPFKCTTCTSAFATRDRLRAHLIRHEEKVPCHICGKLLSAAYITDHMRVHNQSQHHSCHLCNRSFTTLTYLRVHAQKHHGQEWKESGGARGGFGGTGAGGVLLCQLCGVQCKTATQLQGHMGTHAQQGEPNPDPTSAAPVGSTSVAVTVSSTSAVGLLVTDCSSIAPQPHS, via the exons ATGGACACCTCCTGGAGCAATTTCCTCTTTCAG ACGGCGCCGACTCAGAACCAGCCGGAGACGCCGCTGCAGGCCGAGCTGCTGCCGGAGCTGACCGGCCCGGCTCAGAGTCCTCCGGAGGAGCACATCGTGGCGCCGCCGTCCACCGTGGACACGGCCGCCCTGAGCGAGGAGCCTCTGCAGG TCAAGCCGCTCGCCAAACCCATCCGCCCCGCCCACATCTGCGCCACCTGCAACAAGGAGTTCAAGAACAGCTACAACCTGCGGCGCCACCAGTCCGTGCACACGGGCATCAAGATGAAGGACCGGGCGGCGCGGGAGAAGGAGGACGTGGCCAAGGCGGCGCGGCTGGAGAAGCCCACCATCCCGCTGTCCCTCCTCCAGCTCACCCTGCCCCCGCAGCCCGCCGCCGAGGGCctgccccagcccagccagctCGCCACCCAGGACGGCCAGCACATCGCCGTGTCCATCGCCCCAGCAACCGTTGCCATGGCGGCGCCGCAGCCCATCCaggcggtggtggtggtgggctcCATGGAGCAG AACCCcaaccccctccccctccccaaCACCAACCAGGTGAGGAAGAACCACGCCTGCGAGGCCTGCGGGAAGGCCTTCCGGGACGTGTACCACCTGAACCGCCACCGGCTGTCCCACTCGGACGAGAAGCCGTACTCCTGCCCCATCTGCCAGCAGCGCTTCAAGAGGAAAGACCGCATGAGTTACCACGTGCGCTCGCACCAGGGCGGCGTGGAGAAGCCCTACATCTGTCCACACTGCGCCAAGGCCTTCTCCAG GCCGGATCACCTGAACTCCCACGTCCGGCAGGTTCACTCCACAGAGCGGCCCTTCAAATGCACG ACGTGCACGTCAGCGTTTGCCACGCGGGACCGCCTCCGTGCACACCTGATCCGCCACGAGGAGAAGGTGCCGTGTCACATCTGCGGGAAGCTGCTGTCGGCGGCGTACATCACCGACCACATGAGAGTCCACAACCAGTCGCAGCATCACTCCTGCCACCTCTGCAACCGCA GCTTCACCACGCTCACATACCTGCGGGTCCACGCCCAGAAGCACCACGGACAGGAGTGGAAGGAGAGCGGGGGGGCCCGCGGCGGCTTCGGCGGGACAGGGGCCGGAGGGGTGTTGCTTTGCCAGCTGTGTGGCGTCCAGTGCAAGACGGCCACCCAGCTGCAGGGTCACATGGGCACCCACGCCCAGCAAGGCGAGCCCAACCCCGACCCGACCAGCGCGGCGCCGGTGGGATCCACCAGCGTGGCCGTCACCGTCTCCAGCACCAGCGCAGTGGGACTGCTGGTTACTGACTGCTCCAGTATCGCCCCCCAGCCTCACAGCTAG
- the cdipt gene encoding CDP-diacylglycerol--inositol 3-phosphatidyltransferase: MSQENIFLFVPNLIGYARVVLALLSFYLMPTCPWPAVFFYLLSGLLDAFDGHAARALNQSTKFGAMLDMLTDRCATMCLLVNLSLLYPAYTFLFQLSMCLDVASHWLHLHSSTIKGSASHKSIDLSGNPVLRIYYTSKPVLFVMCAGNELFFCLLYLLHHIQEPAGWLLWLQGLCGLICLLKSAISVLHLVTASQNMAALDAAEREKAAKQQ, from the exons ATGTCGcaggaaaatattttccttttcgTTCCGAATTTAATCG GTTACGCCCGCGTGGTTCTGGCGCTGCTCTCCTTCTACCTGATGCCCACCTGTCCGTGGCCCGCCGTCTTCTTCTACCTGCTCAGCGGCCTCCTGGACGCCTTCGACGGTCACGCCGCGCGGGCGCTGAACCAGT CCACCAAGTTTGGCGCCATGCTGGACATGCTGACGGACCGCTGCGCCACCATGTGTCTGCTGGTCAACCTGTCGCTGCTCTACCCCGCCTACACCTTCCTGTTCCAGCTCAGCATGTGTCTGGACGTCGCCAGCCACTGGCTGCACCTGCACAG CTCCACCATCAAAGGCTCCGCGAGTCATAAGAGCATCGACCTGTCGGGGAACCCCGTCCTGCGGATCTACTACACCTCCAAG CCGGTTCTGTTCGTGATGTGCGCCGGGAACGAGCTCTTCTTCTGCCTGCTCTACCTGCTGCACCACATCCAGGAGCCGGCAG GCTGGCTGCTGTGGCTGCAGGGACTCTGTGGCCTCATCTGTCTGCTCAAGTCCGCCATCAGCGTCCTGCACCTGGTCACCGCCTCCCAGAACATGGCCGCCCTGGACGCGGCTGAGCGCGAGAAGGCGGCGAAGCAGCAGTGA